From a single Fusobacterium ulcerans ATCC 49185 genomic region:
- a CDS encoding type I CRISPR-associated protein Cas7: MKNRIYGVIGIRSMMANWNADFTGFPKTTSSGEVFGSDKALKYPMKKMWENEGEKVLYVKSLKVDSGEGKKGETAVRPKSLRERYDEIFETNLKDEKDKTNVMKNLFKAIDVKNFGATFAEEKNNISITGAVQIGQGFNKYAGSYTEEQQILSPFRDSSKDEKEGEASQSTLGTKIVSNEAHYFYPFVINPQVYRDFVKMGMTEGYTEEDYKKFKDAALTSATFFNSNSKLGCENEFALFIEVKEGYYLPELAQYVKFSKEKDCDVIELGFDELINQFKDNILSVEIYYNTLNVKVKHDIKGAKEYNIFTRKEV; this comes from the coding sequence ATGAAAAATAGAATATATGGTGTAATAGGAATAAGATCAATGATGGCAAACTGGAATGCAGATTTTACAGGATTTCCTAAAACAACTTCATCAGGAGAAGTTTTTGGAAGTGATAAAGCTCTGAAATACCCAATGAAAAAAATGTGGGAGAATGAAGGAGAAAAGGTTCTATATGTAAAAAGTTTGAAAGTAGATAGTGGAGAAGGAAAAAAGGGAGAAACAGCAGTAAGACCTAAATCTTTGAGAGAAAGATATGATGAAATATTTGAAACTAATTTAAAAGATGAAAAAGATAAAACTAATGTAATGAAAAATCTTTTTAAAGCAATAGATGTAAAGAATTTTGGAGCAACTTTTGCAGAAGAGAAAAATAATATATCTATTACAGGGGCAGTTCAGATAGGGCAAGGATTTAATAAATATGCAGGTTCATATACAGAAGAACAACAAATATTGTCACCATTTAGAGATAGTAGCAAGGATGAAAAAGAGGGAGAAGCCAGTCAATCAACTTTAGGGACAAAAATAGTAAGTAATGAGGCTCACTATTTTTATCCATTTGTGATTAATCCACAAGTGTATAGAGATTTTGTAAAAATGGGAATGACTGAAGGATATACAGAAGAGGACTATAAGAAATTTAAAGATGCAGCTCTGACTTCAGCTACTTTCTTTAATTCAAACTCAAAATTAGGATGTGAAAATGAGTTTGCATTGTTTATAGAAGTAAAAGAAGGGTATTATCTTCCAGAGTTAGCTCAATATGTAAAATTTTCTAAAGAAAAAGATTGTGATGTAATAGAATTAGGATTTGATGAGCTTATAAATCAATTCAAAGATAATATTTTGTCTGTAGAGATATACTACAATACTTTAAATGTGAAAGTAAAACATGATATAAAAGGAGCTAAAGAATATAATATCTTTACTAGAAAAGAGGTATAA
- the cas6 gene encoding CRISPR-associated endoribonuclease Cas6, which produces MKSWILELKVFLLEDIEPYKTTEKIAAFIDSTFDKDEHWKEYHTDKKVKEYCFNSFYPVKVNTKKYNAGEIYTVQIRTISEKLKEHFMKYLKDNITKELKGLIIKEREMEYRYIDKLVSVTPTILKTENGYWKKNLSLEEYENRLKLNIIKKYNSIFNEELDENVDLFNFIEFKNKVPVKVKYKNINLLGDKLVLGIAKNETAQKLAFLCLSVGLGEMNARGFSYMNPRWV; this is translated from the coding sequence ATGAAAAGTTGGATTCTAGAGTTGAAAGTTTTTTTATTAGAAGACATAGAACCATATAAAACTACAGAAAAAATAGCTGCTTTTATAGATTCTACTTTTGATAAGGATGAGCACTGGAAAGAATATCATACAGATAAAAAAGTTAAAGAATATTGCTTTAATTCTTTTTATCCAGTAAAAGTTAATACTAAAAAGTATAATGCAGGAGAAATATACACAGTTCAAATAAGGACTATTTCTGAAAAATTAAAAGAACATTTTATGAAATATTTAAAAGATAATATAACAAAGGAATTAAAAGGATTGATAATAAAAGAGAGGGAAATGGAATATAGATATATTGATAAGCTTGTTTCTGTTACACCTACAATACTTAAAACAGAAAATGGATATTGGAAAAAAAATCTTTCATTGGAAGAGTATGAAAATAGATTAAAGTTAAATATAATAAAAAAATATAATTCCATTTTTAATGAAGAATTAGATGAAAATGTTGATTTATTTAATTTTATTGAATTTAAAAATAAAGTTCCTGTAAAAGTAAAATATAAAAATATAAATCTACTTGGAGATAAGCTTGTTCTAGGAATAGCTAAAAATGAAACTGCTCAAAAATTAGCTTTTCTATGTCTGAGTGTAGGACTGGGAGAGATGAATGCAAGAGGATTTTCTTACATGAACCCAAGATGGGTATAA